In Nitrospirota bacterium, a single window of DNA contains:
- a CDS encoding HEAT repeat domain-containing protein, producing MDVRKGLKELNRVFKALSMYPRGHPSLKSPMKMMFDAINEIVEEVGIIDIGVTPKGFLLADEVIDVPLAVHLHKRNIVLLSIAEGVTMEGLREALEVMAFEDGSIEARLREKKVTGISVKEVPYLEILEKEEGIAVSETVDLWKSIIFKYLSGDSEDIGIEEEKFLLTLATNLDMMQEFIRYLLKKTEGKEIVEMSSKLSEAFERIYSSVSIINKAFLPSALKNIVEVTSMLDPDMRYHLLTSGGTIIDKMTSYLTDDMVVDVVVSILAREGKVTDRLLRVVKSVTSVENVSEAAKKRVDKKFWDIINELFFRVKEEHFISAEYMKSLEELSDITLTEEIALDDKYIKTIKKDSIMEQRILFLVDLIHMDEKDATLRLEEIFEESVLSGDYVQAERVRGLLIDLFPSDQAFLYRISKDEVIKELIAALCDTDKRYFDKISSIIINIGLPTVPLLIDVLINEKNRWVRWAVLDMLLRMGRVILPEVYSHLSDNRWYVVRNMVHLIGKIGDDEGVKHLKDCLRHEDIRIKREAIKAMGSIGGESVIKTLLLLLKDKDLMAQVIQTLGDMRAIESVPLLREILLQESLLFASKYDDIRKMAAKALGKIRTVDAIETLKNGSISKRDAIKHACLDALKGIT from the coding sequence ATGGATGTAAGAAAAGGCTTAAAGGAACTCAACAGGGTTTTTAAGGCATTGTCTATGTATCCAAGGGGTCATCCTTCGCTTAAATCCCCCATGAAAATGATGTTTGATGCCATTAATGAAATCGTCGAAGAGGTTGGAATTATAGATATAGGAGTAACACCCAAAGGTTTTCTCCTTGCTGATGAGGTTATAGATGTCCCTCTTGCAGTTCACCTCCACAAAAGGAATATAGTCCTACTCTCAATCGCCGAGGGGGTTACAATGGAAGGACTGAGGGAGGCATTGGAGGTGATGGCATTCGAGGATGGAAGTATCGAAGCCCGACTTAGAGAAAAAAAAGTTACAGGCATATCAGTGAAGGAGGTTCCTTACCTTGAGATACTTGAAAAGGAAGAAGGCATAGCGGTAAGTGAGACAGTGGATCTATGGAAATCCATCATTTTTAAGTATCTGTCAGGTGATTCTGAGGATATCGGAATAGAAGAAGAAAAATTTCTCCTGACACTCGCTACCAATTTAGATATGATGCAGGAGTTCATCAGGTATCTACTCAAGAAGACAGAGGGAAAAGAGATTGTTGAAATGTCTTCAAAGCTCAGTGAGGCATTTGAAAGGATATATTCCAGTGTTTCAATTATAAACAAAGCCTTTCTGCCTTCTGCTTTAAAGAACATTGTAGAGGTAACTTCTATGCTTGACCCTGATATGCGCTATCACTTACTTACATCAGGGGGAACGATAATAGATAAAATGACATCTTATCTTACAGATGACATGGTTGTTGATGTTGTTGTCTCTATCCTCGCAAGAGAAGGAAAGGTTACAGATAGGCTACTCAGGGTTGTAAAAAGCGTGACATCAGTCGAGAATGTCTCCGAAGCGGCAAAGAAACGTGTTGACAAAAAGTTCTGGGACATTATAAATGAACTCTTTTTTAGAGTAAAAGAAGAACATTTTATATCTGCTGAGTATATGAAATCTCTTGAAGAACTGAGCGATATAACATTAACAGAAGAGATTGCCCTCGATGATAAGTATATAAAGACCATAAAGAAAGATTCTATAATGGAACAGAGGATTCTTTTCCTTGTAGACCTCATTCATATGGATGAGAAGGATGCTACCTTAAGACTTGAAGAAATATTCGAGGAATCTGTCCTCTCCGGTGACTATGTTCAGGCAGAAAGGGTACGCGGGTTACTTATAGACCTTTTCCCTTCTGATCAGGCGTTTCTCTACAGGATCTCTAAAGATGAGGTTATAAAGGAACTTATCGCTGCACTCTGCGATACGGATAAGAGATATTTTGATAAGATAAGTAGCATAATAATCAACATAGGGCTTCCGACCGTTCCTCTGTTAATAGATGTATTAATAAATGAGAAGAATAGGTGGGTAAGGTGGGCGGTTCTTGACATGCTCTTACGCATGGGCAGGGTTATACTTCCTGAGGTATATTCCCACCTGTCGGATAACAGATGGTATGTTGTAAGAAACATGGTCCATCTCATAGGAAAGATTGGAGACGATGAAGGAGTTAAGCACCTTAAGGATTGCCTGAGACATGAGGATATCAGGATTAAAAGAGAAGCGATAAAGGCTATGGGTAGCATTGGTGGAGAATCAGTAATAAAAACACTCCTGTTGCTCCTGAAAGATAAGGACTTAATGGCTCAGGTCATTCAAACCCTTGGAGATATGAGGGCTATAGAATCCGTTCCTCTTCTCAGAGAGATTCTGCTTCAAGAATCACTCCTTTTTGCCAGCAAATACGATGATATCAGAAAGATGGCAGCGAAGGCACTCGGAAAGATTAGAACAGTAGATGCTATAGAGACGCTCAAGAACGGTTCTATATCAAAGAGGGATGCAATAAAACATGCCTGTCTTGACGCATTGAAGGGGATTACATGA
- a CDS encoding HD-GYP domain-containing protein produces MMDISDTIYSLARAIKGYALYPRGHPVRTRVLERLYMTINDALKSKQEMIFGVLDGEIVFEGRPFFTELSEYLRSLGIEKITFLRDLKKKELNYFIDILSTSEGLSGRREVLGRKIEELGISNIKLGDIKVDEVKERIIDFRWAKEAYKKGIEIMKVSIPEVSQGDISSIRTVREFVDFLVDGVRRDMTPFLALSALKTHDEYTFTHSMNVCILTMIQAKLLKLDSRLLHDIGIAGLFHDIGKEVIPVEIITKPDKLTEDEFRMMQRHPIEGAKILEKIPGINPLCQIVAFEHHMKYDFSGYPKTHRKRELNLCSLLCTIADVYDALRSIRAYRRETPPDVAATIMEGGAGKDFDPFLLNHFIKMLGVYPVGTVVRLDTGEIGIVYRLNPDAPLRPQIRLLFDEKGVKIEEVRLANLSDKDSSSGRYIRSIISTIEPAVVGIEPAEYL; encoded by the coding sequence ATGATGGATATATCGGACACCATATATTCTCTTGCGAGGGCGATTAAGGGTTATGCTCTCTATCCGCGAGGACATCCCGTAAGAACCCGTGTATTGGAAAGACTGTATATGACTATAAATGATGCCCTCAAATCAAAACAAGAAATGATTTTCGGGGTTCTTGATGGTGAGATTGTTTTTGAAGGGAGACCGTTCTTTACTGAGTTATCGGAGTATCTTCGTTCTCTCGGAATAGAAAAAATAACCTTCTTAAGAGACCTAAAGAAAAAAGAGTTAAACTACTTCATAGATATCTTATCCACTTCAGAAGGGCTATCTGGCAGAAGAGAGGTTCTCGGAAGGAAGATTGAGGAATTGGGTATCAGTAATATAAAATTAGGCGATATTAAAGTAGATGAGGTAAAGGAGAGGATTATAGATTTCAGGTGGGCAAAGGAGGCTTATAAAAAGGGTATAGAGATTATGAAGGTCTCAATACCAGAGGTCTCACAGGGTGATATATCTTCGATAAGAACTGTAAGGGAATTTGTTGACTTTCTTGTTGATGGTGTGCGGAGAGACATGACGCCATTCCTTGCACTATCAGCTCTGAAAACCCACGATGAATATACCTTTACACATTCTATGAATGTCTGTATATTGACAATGATACAGGCAAAACTGCTTAAATTAGATTCAAGATTGCTCCATGACATTGGAATAGCAGGACTATTCCATGATATAGGTAAGGAGGTAATCCCTGTTGAGATAATTACGAAACCTGATAAACTTACAGAGGATGAATTCAGAATGATGCAGAGACATCCTATCGAAGGTGCCAAGATACTTGAAAAGATTCCAGGAATAAATCCACTCTGCCAGATAGTTGCATTTGAACACCATATGAAGTATGACTTCTCAGGGTATCCAAAAACCCATAGGAAGAGGGAATTAAATCTATGTAGTTTGCTATGCACAATAGCGGATGTATATGACGCACTGAGGTCTATAAGGGCTTACAGGAGAGAGACACCTCCAGATGTGGCTGCTACGATAATGGAAGGAGGGGCAGGTAAAGATTTTGACCCATTTCTTTTGAATCATTTTATAAAGATGTTAGGGGTGTACCCTGTTGGCACAGTGGTCAGGCTCGATACAGGAGAGATAGGGATTGTTTACAGGCTTAATCCTGATGCCCCACTGCGTCCACAGATAAGGCTTCTATTTGATGAGAAAGGTGTAAAGATAGAAGAAGTTAGATTGGCTAACCTCTCAGATAAAGATTCTTCTTCAGGGAGGTATATCCGTTCGATAATCTCTACCATCGAACCTGCTGTAGTGGGAATAGAACCAGCGGAGTATTTATAA
- a CDS encoding type II toxin-antitoxin system PemK/MazF family toxin encodes MKSGMTYNQGSLVLVPFPFTDLSATKKRPALVVSPDWFNQTYEDIILAAVTSTTSVPAEQLEMPLAQKDLAQGIIPKDSIIKISKLFTCHSNVVVKEVAVVKDDKLKEILKKLREFFGEESHKCPI; translated from the coding sequence ATGAAATCTGGAATGACTTATAATCAAGGTAGTTTGGTTCTTGTTCCATTTCCGTTTACTGACCTTTCAGCCACTAAGAAGCGACCTGCTCTCGTTGTGTCGCCTGATTGGTTCAATCAAACCTATGAAGATATTATCTTGGCGGCTGTGACATCGACAACCTCTGTACCAGCAGAACAATTAGAAATGCCTTTGGCTCAAAAGGACTTAGCCCAAGGTATCATTCCCAAAGACTCAATCATAAAGATATCAAAACTTTTTACTTGTCATAGTAATGTAGTAGTTAAGGAAGTTGCGGTAGTCAAAGATGATAAACTTAAAGAAATTTTGAAAAAACTTAGGGAATTCTTTGGAGAGGAATCTCACAAATGCCCAATCTAA
- a CDS encoding DUF948 domain-containing protein gives MIGDIAVVVIAVTVVALVIYLIPTVIQIKNTAKSAERLFDELRETASQTNAISAEVRKGVSKAAGFMDAVEEIGATIKAVNSILKLNVIRVASAIVGIKTGFKVLFKGLKGGSSNE, from the coding sequence TTGATTGGTGATATTGCTGTAGTTGTAATTGCAGTGACAGTAGTTGCGTTGGTTATCTATCTTATACCAACTGTGATTCAGATTAAAAATACCGCAAAATCTGCTGAGAGGTTATTTGATGAACTTAGAGAGACTGCATCCCAGACAAATGCAATATCCGCAGAAGTAAGAAAAGGCGTCAGTAAAGCAGCAGGATTTATGGATGCAGTCGAAGAAATAGGAGCTACAATAAAAGCTGTAAATTCGATCTTGAAGCTTAATGTTATACGGGTTGCAAGTGCAATTGTTGGTATTAAGACAGGTTTTAAGGTGTTATTCAAAGGTCTGAAAGGAGGGAGTAGTAATGAGTGA
- a CDS encoding YtxH domain-containing protein, which yields MSEERGFSAGSVILAFLMGGAVGAGLALLLAPQSGRETRAKIRELAGEVKEKAESISEDTKDKATGYVEKVKEKIGSVVEEGKKAVEERKSIVTAAIEAGKEAMEKEKERLSKERG from the coding sequence ATGAGTGAAGAGAGAGGTTTTTCAGCAGGCAGTGTTATTTTAGCCTTTCTGATGGGAGGGGCAGTTGGTGCTGGATTGGCGCTTCTTCTGGCGCCACAATCAGGAAGAGAGACAAGGGCGAAGATCAGAGAACTTGCAGGAGAGGTAAAGGAGAAGGCAGAGAGTATTTCAGAGGATACAAAAGATAAGGCAACAGGTTATGTAGAGAAGGTAAAGGAGAAGATAGGCTCCGTAGTTGAAGAGGGTAAAAAGGCTGTTGAGGAAAGGAAATCAATTGTCACCGCTGCTATAGAGGCGGGAAAAGAGGCTATGGAGAAAGAGAAGGAAAGACTCTCGAAGGAAAGAGGGTGA
- a CDS encoding phosphoenolpyruvate carboxykinase (ATP), translated as MATRHRIPGSQWRAVMEGAFFSNSVRKTTMSELYKLAIKQPEVIVTSEPMYKPEQFGLPPDAGVLISNDGGIVGRTARARRLVREMNREDKDRYLSLLGEAIYQFNRREGLWLEGIVGLHPDFMVKAHLLSPVSDAKNMLDWGLNFTPWMKPWTDLYEKSRLLDEPDILVFADPEWSHPDFKNGLVIIDEMQNCIAILGLRYFGERKKGTLTLAWTIGVRQNMVACHGGIKKIGDNPPVAVFGLSGSGKSSITNSHDHAGTLKEDEKVTVIHDDAFLIDLENDFTVALEPSLFDKTDAVEFQDPAIKYFYSAQNVGVTMLPDGSKRIVALDIRNENGRCIKTRDMFNHADFCERPGMVIWLQKDSSLPPICKIKSAGLAVAMGASLSTMRAKGVENVDPKELERLVIEPFANPFRVHPLLWDCHQFMKLFKMGTECYIMNTHAFGLPGDQIDIPKGLSLSIVTELVRERIEWRDWKMFSGLLIPKNGNELFGADFDKKYKPAREHGYLSFLRDRMQDRITYLSNKRDLEHDMDSAFIDPLVAARTVIDQILHPL; from the coding sequence ATGGCGACAAGACATAGGATTCCAGGTTCGCAATGGAGGGCGGTGATGGAGGGTGCCTTTTTCTCTAACTCTGTTAGAAAGACAACAATGTCTGAACTCTATAAACTTGCTATAAAGCAGCCAGAAGTCATTGTAACCTCAGAACCAATGTATAAACCAGAACAGTTTGGGCTTCCTCCTGATGCCGGAGTCCTTATCTCCAACGATGGAGGAATTGTTGGTCGCACAGCAAGGGCAAGGAGATTGGTTAGAGAAATGAACAGGGAGGATAAAGATAGATACCTGAGTCTATTAGGAGAGGCAATCTACCAGTTTAATCGTCGTGAAGGATTATGGCTTGAAGGTATTGTTGGACTGCATCCGGACTTCATGGTAAAGGCACACCTTTTAAGTCCTGTGAGTGATGCCAAAAATATGCTTGACTGGGGTCTTAACTTTACTCCCTGGATGAAACCATGGACTGACCTGTATGAGAAATCACGTTTGCTGGATGAGCCTGACATACTTGTGTTTGCTGATCCTGAATGGTCACATCCTGATTTCAAGAATGGGCTTGTAATTATTGACGAGATGCAGAATTGTATAGCTATTCTCGGATTACGCTATTTTGGCGAGAGGAAAAAGGGGACATTGACTTTAGCATGGACCATCGGAGTCCGCCAGAATATGGTTGCCTGCCATGGGGGAATCAAAAAAATAGGAGATAACCCTCCTGTTGCAGTATTCGGTTTGTCAGGTTCAGGAAAGTCCTCTATAACTAACAGCCACGACCATGCAGGGACATTGAAGGAAGATGAGAAGGTTACTGTTATCCACGACGATGCCTTTTTGATAGATCTGGAAAATGATTTTACAGTTGCACTTGAGCCGAGTCTTTTTGATAAAACCGATGCCGTAGAGTTTCAGGACCCTGCAATCAAATATTTCTATTCAGCACAGAATGTAGGTGTTACAATGCTTCCCGATGGTAGCAAGAGGATTGTTGCTTTAGATATAAGAAACGAAAATGGTCGCTGTATCAAAACAAGAGACATGTTCAACCATGCAGACTTCTGCGAAAGACCTGGTATGGTTATCTGGCTACAGAAAGACTCCAGTTTACCCCCTATTTGTAAAATTAAATCGGCAGGTTTAGCTGTAGCTATGGGGGCATCCCTGAGCACCATGCGTGCTAAAGGAGTGGAGAATGTTGACCCAAAGGAGCTGGAGAGGTTGGTTATCGAACCTTTTGCAAATCCCTTCAGAGTGCATCCCCTTCTCTGGGACTGTCATCAGTTTATGAAACTTTTCAAGATGGGCACCGAATGTTATATAATGAACACACATGCCTTTGGTCTGCCAGGCGATCAGATTGATATTCCAAAGGGACTTTCACTTTCTATCGTAACTGAACTGGTAAGGGAAAGAATCGAATGGAGAGATTGGAAGATGTTTTCGGGGCTCCTCATACCGAAGAACGGAAATGAGCTATTCGGCGCTGATTTTGATAAGAAATATAAGCCAGCAAGGGAACATGGGTATTTGAGTTTTCTACGAGACAGGATGCAGGATCGCATTACCTATCTCTCCAATAAGAGGGATCTCGAACACGATATGGACAGTGCCTTTATAGACCCCTTAGTTGCGGCAAGGACAGTAATTGACCAGATACTACATCCACTATAG
- a CDS encoding site-2 protease family protein encodes MIDISDIVQRVSIMAIPILLAVTFHELAHGYVADRLGDPTARLAGRLTLNPLKHLDPIGTLVFLITRMIGWAKPVPVNPWNFKNPVKDMALVAAAGPMTNILIAIVSAVLYRLMVPMIGSGVGEAGDRILIPVFLMVKMSVAINVGLAIFNAIPIPPLDGGRILAGILPREQAEAIGKLEPYGFIILLILIFTGVTDFLIIPVIRLIIGLLIGGRFF; translated from the coding sequence ATGATAGATATTTCAGATATAGTTCAGAGGGTATCGATCATGGCGATTCCGATACTTTTAGCAGTTACATTTCATGAGCTTGCGCATGGTTATGTAGCTGACAGGCTCGGAGACCCGACTGCAAGACTTGCAGGAAGACTTACTTTAAACCCCTTGAAACATTTAGACCCTATAGGCACACTCGTATTTCTTATAACGAGGATGATTGGATGGGCAAAACCTGTTCCTGTAAACCCATGGAATTTCAAAAACCCTGTAAAAGATATGGCTCTGGTCGCAGCCGCTGGACCCATGACAAATATACTAATTGCAATAGTCAGTGCGGTATTGTATAGATTGATGGTACCCATGATAGGTAGTGGTGTCGGAGAAGCAGGCGATAGAATTCTTATACCTGTCTTTCTTATGGTAAAGATGAGTGTTGCCATAAATGTTGGACTTGCTATCTTTAACGCTATTCCTATCCCTCCACTGGATGGTGGAAGGATACTTGCAGGGATACTGCCGAGAGAGCAAGCAGAAGCTATTGGGAAACTGGAGCCATATGGTTTTATAATACTCCTTATCCTGATATTTACCGGTGTGACTGATTTCCTCATAATTCCTGTCATTAGATTAATAATCGGTTTACTCATAGGAGGACGATTCTTTTAA
- the trpS gene encoding tryptophan--tRNA ligase has translation MQKRRILSGMQPSGRMHLGNLIGALDNWKKLQDQYESFFFIADWHALTSMSTDTSMIRENTRDMLIDWLSAGLDPEKSIIFIQSRMPEHAELHLLLSMITPVSWLERVPTYKEKQQEVKDRDLSNYGFLGYPVLQSADILIYKSDFVPVGIDQLPHLELTREIARRFNHLYGDVFIEPEALLTEVPKLPGTDGRKMSKSYENAIYLSDAPDVIEQKFKTMVTDPARVKRTDAGNPEVCPVFVFHRVYTPEIERNGIDSDCRTASIGCIDCKRILFRNIMGALEPVFVKRKELLSHPGSIDEIIDSGVLKARDVASRTMFEVREAMKI, from the coding sequence ATGCAAAAGAGGAGAATCCTAAGTGGTATGCAACCGAGTGGCAGGATGCACCTCGGTAACCTGATAGGAGCACTCGATAACTGGAAAAAACTTCAGGACCAATACGAATCATTCTTTTTTATCGCAGACTGGCATGCCCTGACATCTATGTCTACAGATACATCTATGATAAGGGAAAATACAAGGGATATGTTGATAGACTGGCTTTCAGCCGGTCTTGACCCTGAGAAAAGCATCATCTTTATACAGTCAAGGATGCCTGAACATGCCGAGTTACACCTACTTCTCTCGATGATTACCCCAGTATCCTGGCTTGAACGGGTTCCGACATATAAAGAAAAGCAGCAAGAGGTCAAAGACCGTGATCTCTCCAACTATGGTTTTCTCGGCTATCCTGTCCTTCAGTCTGCTGATATACTTATATATAAGTCAGACTTTGTCCCTGTAGGGATAGACCAGCTTCCACACCTAGAACTGACAAGGGAGATTGCGAGGAGGTTTAATCATCTATACGGAGATGTTTTTATAGAGCCGGAGGCACTCCTTACAGAAGTTCCTAAACTGCCAGGAACAGATGGTAGAAAGATGAGCAAGAGTTACGAAAATGCCATCTATCTCTCTGATGCACCAGATGTTATAGAACAAAAGTTCAAGACGATGGTTACCGACCCTGCAAGGGTAAAACGCACTGACGCCGGGAATCCTGAGGTCTGTCCTGTTTTTGTATTTCACAGAGTATATACACCTGAGATTGAAAGAAATGGCATTGATTCTGACTGTAGAACTGCTTCAATTGGATGTATCGATTGTAAAAGGATTCTTTTCAGGAATATCATGGGTGCGCTTGAGCCAGTATTTGTAAAAAGGAAAGAACTATTATCCCATCCCGGGAGCATAGATGAAATCATAGACTCTGGGGTATTAAAGGCGAGGGATGTCGCATCCAGAACAATGTTTGAAGTAAGAGAGGCGATGAAGATATAA
- a CDS encoding segregation/condensation protein A produces MKENQIDIYDIPIALITRQYLEYLNLMKELNLYVAGEFLVMAATLIQIKSRMLLPPVATDKGEEEEGIDPRAELVEKLLEYQKYKTVAEELEKKELLWREIFYRQPAGIHEMVEDYPEPLLFDINLFDLLSVFKRVLEKIPSESVEEITRERLTVKDKINIILDKLSECESIVFDLLFHEDKTKSDVIATFLALLEIIRLRLARVFQSKDFGIIRIFKAVPE; encoded by the coding sequence ATCAAGGAGAATCAGATAGATATTTACGATATACCTATAGCCCTTATTACCAGGCAATATCTGGAATACCTTAACCTGATGAAGGAATTAAATCTCTATGTTGCAGGTGAATTCCTCGTTATGGCGGCAACACTCATACAGATAAAATCCCGCATGTTGCTTCCTCCAGTTGCTACCGATAAAGGGGAAGAGGAAGAAGGAATAGACCCACGGGCTGAACTCGTAGAGAAACTGCTCGAATATCAAAAATATAAGACTGTGGCTGAAGAACTGGAGAAAAAGGAATTATTATGGCGTGAGATATTCTACAGACAGCCTGCAGGTATCCATGAGATGGTTGAGGACTATCCCGAGCCGTTACTTTTTGATATTAATCTTTTTGATCTGCTTTCGGTATTTAAAAGGGTGCTTGAGAAGATACCTTCTGAGAGCGTTGAGGAAATTACAAGGGAGAGGTTGACTGTAAAAGATAAAATAAACATAATACTCGATAAACTCTCTGAATGTGAGAGTATCGTATTTGATTTACTTTTTCATGAGGATAAGACAAAGTCTGATGTAATTGCAACCTTTCTTGCCCTTCTTGAGATAATTCGCTTAAGGTTGGCAAGGGTCTTCCAATCAAAAGACTTCGGCATCATCAGAATATTCAAGGCTGTTCCTGAGTGA
- the scpB gene encoding SMC-Scp complex subunit ScpB, protein MEDKEIKAVVETLLFLSDEPLSAGKMAEVFDGVGPEKIKIALEQLKKEYDERNGGIQIVEIAEGYRMITKPEYSDWIKRFYHLKVSSRLSKAALETLAIIAYKQPIVRAEMEAIRGVNVDGVLKTLIERRLIKVLGRKNIPGRPLMYGTTREFLQYFGLKDLSELPTPKEFTPLENPTIY, encoded by the coding sequence GTGGAAGATAAAGAGATAAAGGCGGTTGTTGAGACATTACTATTTCTATCGGATGAGCCTTTATCGGCAGGAAAGATGGCAGAGGTATTTGATGGAGTTGGTCCCGAGAAGATAAAGATAGCTCTTGAACAGTTAAAAAAGGAATACGATGAGAGAAATGGGGGTATTCAGATTGTTGAGATTGCAGAAGGGTATCGAATGATTACAAAGCCAGAATATTCCGACTGGATTAAGAGGTTTTATCATCTCAAGGTGTCATCAAGACTATCAAAGGCAGCACTTGAGACACTGGCAATAATTGCATATAAACAGCCGATTGTCAGGGCTGAGATGGAGGCGATAAGAGGTGTCAATGTTGATGGTGTTTTAAAAACACTTATAGAAAGGAGATTGATAAAGGTTCTTGGGAGAAAAAACATACCTGGACGACCATTGATGTATGGGACAACCAGAGAGTTTTTACAATATTTCGGTTTGAAAGACCTATCTGAATTGCCAACCCCTAAGGAATTTACCCCGTTAGAAAACCCCACCATTTAT
- a CDS encoding LysR family transcriptional regulator — protein sequence MGKMKIRSKIWLDIDGQPVFSEGRGALLKAIDKYGSINQAAKKIGITYRRAWSYIKAMEDRMGVVFVERHVGGRRGGGAKLTSAARDFLHKYERLERGINRIMDKRFQKIFE from the coding sequence ATGGGGAAGATGAAAATAAGATCAAAAATATGGTTGGATATTGATGGTCAGCCTGTTTTCAGTGAGGGAAGAGGAGCACTCCTGAAAGCGATAGATAAGTATGGCTCTATCAATCAGGCTGCAAAGAAAATTGGTATTACCTATCGCAGAGCGTGGAGTTACATAAAGGCTATGGAAGATAGGATGGGAGTAGTCTTTGTTGAAAGGCATGTCGGTGGCAGAAGGGGTGGTGGAGCTAAACTGACTTCAGCAGCAAGAGATTTTCTTCATAAATATGAAAGGCTGGAAAGGGGTATTAACAGGATAATGGATAAGCGGTTTCAAAAGATATTCGAATAA